TCATTGGTCATAATGTGACCCTTGCCACTCTTAACCACGGCTTGAAGCCTGATGACAGAGGGACTCTTTACCCAGCTCCGATCATCATAAATAAAAATGTATGGATTGGAGCAAATGTAACCATCTTACCCGGAGTAAAAATTGGTGAAAATTCAGTTATTGCAGCCGGTGCTGTTGTAACAGAAGATATTCCTGAAAATGTTGTAGCCGGAGGTATTCCTGCTAAGATCATTAAAGAAATTTGAAGTTCCTGAAATAAAGAAAAGCTTTCATGTGTAGGATTAGATGTTTACACAGAAGATAGGAGGATATAAAAATAAATAAATCTCTTAAAATAAGCATTGTTTTTTTAATGAATTTTTGCATACTATCATGTAATCAAAATAGTCAGGAAAGGAAAACAATGGTCAATAATAACGAATCTTTTCAAAATAACAGTATTATTAAAAAAGATGAAAAATTAGAAATTAACATAGAGATAGGTGGCACGACACTAACGGCTTTATTGGAAAACAACGAAACAACTCATGATTTTCTTAAATTGCTGCCTGTGACTATTACAATGAAAGAACTGTACGAAAGTGAAAAATATGCTGAGTTGTCTGTGCAGCTGCCAAGAGCCGGGGCGACCCGCCAAGGTTATGAAGTAGGAGACATTGGATATTGGGCACCTGGAAATTGCCTTGTTATTTATTACAGGCAAACCGGCGAAATCATAAACGGACTTCAAATAATAGGTAAAATTAATGAGAATATAGATGTTTTTGAAAAATATAAAGGTTCTGTTGAAGTCAGGATAACCAAATCTGAATAGTAATAATGAAACAGCGGAAAATTTAATAAGTTAAAGGTATATTTTAGATTTTAACAGGCTTAACAGATAGTTTTTATACATTGAAAGAATTTAAACAGATAAGGAGCTTACACTCCTTATCCATATATTTTATATATCAAAATTCATCATTTTATCTATTTAATTTATCTAAAACCCATTAACTTTAAATTTGCTTTCCTTACTATCAAAAAAACAGGGATAAAAAAATCCCTGTCTATGCTGATTTTATTAGATCTGTTAATTTTATACAAAATCCTCGGCAATCTCTGACTATCTTATTAAAATAAAAATTCTGACAATCAAATTTAACTCTGATTTTCTAACTCTATTACCATCTTTATTTAAATTTTTTTCTTAGTTAGAATTTGAAATTTTATCAAGCTTATTTATAAGCTCTTTTTCATCAGCTGTCAGAACTATATCAGACAAAGTCACATATTTATCAGCTTTATACCAACTATACTTCTTTTTAAAATAATTCTGAAGGTCTTTATCCTTAAAGTCATATCCTCTCAACGCATATGGAATATTTCTGATCTTTCTCTGTTCATCTTTTGAGTATTTGCTTAGATTTTCTGACAGATATTCTTTTATCTCTTTTCTCACTGCTGTTATTGCCTCGGTTTTTTCTTTGTAGTATTCTGCCTCTTCCTTTGAGACATTTACATTTTTACTGATAGAATCATACCAAAAAAATTGTGAGAAATATTTTTTTAATGCAGAGTCAGAAAAATCATATCCTGCCACAGCATATGGATAATTCCGGATTATTCTGATATCCTCGTCGCTTAGCTGATATATTTCATCAGTATATCTTCCATAAATATAAGTCAGTTCATCTTTATAAATATATTTACCCTGTTTAGACCCCGGCAAAAAATCCAAAAATCCGTTATGAAAACTACCTTCATGAATATTTATATCAAAATCCGGAGAAAAGTTTTTCGTTTTATAACGCACATAACCATTTTTTACCTTAACCAAAACATTCATGTCATATTCTTCATATCTATAACTCAAATTAAGGTCTGTCATTCTGCCTTCGCCGACTATTTCCCAGTTTATTTTTTTATTATCTTTCCAAAATGTATAAGGAAGCATAAAAAGACTGTTATTTCCCATATCGATTACAAGTTCAAAATCCTCAACCCTTTTATTTTTCCATTTTGAGATAGTTGTTATGACATATTCATAGTCTTTTCCGTCTACACCGCCGGAACCGCTGTATATATAGCTGTGCTCTACTATATTTCCACCTTTTTTAAACTGTGCATCAAAATAATACACATATCCGTTTACACTATGTTCAGATGATTCACTCATTTTTTCAGCTTCTTTTTTCAAAATGCTGTTAGTTTTGAAAGGTGATTTATCAAACTCTTCTACCATTGAAATTACTTCTTTTCCATTTACCTTAGTTTTAAAATCAGACATAGACAGCTGTCCCTGCTGTTCATCAGGCGGAGTTATAAAGCCTATTTTCTTCATTTCATCTTTTGGACTTTCAAAAACAAATTTTACATTTATTTCCATTCCTTTTTCTGTTAGTTTCATAACTATCTTTTCACTTTTAATAGAAGAATCAGACATTTCCAAAGGTATTAGATGTTCCCCTTCCGAGCCGAATTCCCAGTCATTTGAAAAGACAATACAGCAAAATGCTGTTAGTATCAAAAATATTACTTTCTTCATCCCATTCTCCTTTTTATTTATTCCGGATCATCTTTCCGAAATACTATACTTTTTCTTTAATTCATTTGCTTTTTTTCTGGTTTTTGGACTGGAATTTTTCAAATTATCCAGTATTTTTTTATCTATCTCTTTTTTAAAAGATGTTTTTTCATAAAATTCGTCAAATATAACAAACATGTCATAAAGAAGAAGTGCCTTCTGATTTTCTTTGAATTTACAGATTTTCTCCATATCCAGATAAAGTTTTATTACTTTATCAATGTAATCAGACCGCTGTTTCAGTATTTTTCCGGTACACACCACGCAATCCCTTGCTGTGGTGATCTTTTCATCATTAATAAACATAAAATATCTATCTGAAATCCTGTCAAAATATTTTTCTTTATCCACCTTAATAAGATTAGAAATCATCACCAGACCTATAGTTCTGTGATAAGAATTGTCATGATCAAGCAGCTTTTCGAAATTTTTCCAGTCATTGTAAAATAATTCCGGATTACGGCTGGTCGCTCTGTCAAGAATATAATAACAATGATAGTAAACCATAATATGTTTATGAGTCAGCATCTGATTTACTATTTCCCTGCGGATTTTTTCATCTTTCAGGACAATATCCGTATACTTTTCTATATTCACATTCGCATCTGATATTTCCCTGATAAGATTTTCTCTATCCATAATTCCTCCTTTAACTGAACGAATTACTCTATTATAACATAAAATAAAATTTTTCTTTACTAAATCAGTAATACTGTTTCATTTTTTTTACATAATATCCGGATATTTTTTATAATAATATAATTAACTTGATTTTTTATTCTATATATTATAAAATTTAGGTGCTAAAAATTTTTTTATTTTTAACAGATTATATTTTTTGTATAATTTGTGTGACGGGCTGAAATGCCCGTTTTTTTTATTACCACACAGTGATGATATATAAAATATATTGACTTTTTCCTAAGGTACCTGTAAAATTTATATATAAATAAAAAAGCGGAGGAAATCCAATGGATGAAAAAAAATTAAATCTTTCCAGCCAGTTTGCAGGTCTTACCTGGCTTATGCATAAATATCACCAGCGCGGTCACCATAAATTATTTGGTCCGGGTGCTGCCCCGCACAGAGGACAGGGAAGAGTGATAAAACTTTTGAAAATACACCCGAAAATTAATCAGAAAGATCTTTCTTATCTGCTTGATATACGTCCGCAGTCTTTGGGGGAATTATTATCTAAACTGGAAAAAAACGGCTATATATTACGTACTCCATCTGAAACTGATAAAAGAGCAATGATCATAGAATTAACAGAAAAAGGGCAGGAGCTTCCTGAGGATACAGAATCAGACTTTGATTTCAGTTCTGTTTTTGACTGCCTGAATGCTGAGGAACAGGTCATTCTCAGCGGATATCTTGAAAGAATCACAAAATCTCTGAAAGAAAATATAAAAAGTGAAAACTCAGATCAGGATCCCCGTGAAAACGGATTTGATCGTTTCTTTACAGAAAAAGGTATGCGCAGAGGATTTGACTTTCCGCCTTTCGGCAGACCGGGACCTCATCATCATAAAAAAAACAATGATAAAAAATAAGAAAATATTTTATTTCTAATAATTTATTATGCAAATTCCCTTGTTATTTCAGGGAATTTTTTTATTTCGAAAAAATAAACAGGTACCTTAAAAAAATTCTTGACATTTTAGAAAGGTACCTGCATAACGAAATAGTAAGGTACCTTTGAGATTAAAAATTTTAGGAGGAAAAGATATGAATAATACTAATAAAAAAGAAAATAACCTATTTAAAAAATTTGCTGCTATGATGTGGATTTTACACAGATATCATCAAAAAAACCATCATAAAGCTGAAAATAAAAGAAACAGTTATGTAAAATATGCCGAAAGCAGAATTTTAGCTTTGCTGAAGTTACAGGAAAATATTGATAAAAAAGATCTTATGTTTATTTTGGGCATTCCAAAACATCATTTTGAAGAAGTCCTTGGTAAAATGAATACGGAAGAATATATTTCTCTTACTGATTCTGAAAATGACAGTACAGTTCTCGTCAAACTCACTGAAAAAGGAAAGACAGCAGAAATTAAAACCGAAAAATCTGAATTTAATTCAATATTCGATTGCCTTTCAGATGAAGAAAGAGAGAATTTAGGACAGTACATTGATACTATAATTTCTTCTGTTAAATCAAAATCTGACAGTGATTCTGAAGAAGAAAACGGATTTTTTGGAGAGTTTCTGGGAGAAGACTTTCACGGGAAAGGTTTTAGACATCCGTTTTTCCACAGAGACAGAGAATTCGGCGATTTTGAAAGAGATTTCGATATGAGAGATGAAAGATGCGGACATGGACACGGGCCTCACGGTCGTCCTGACTTTGACAGAAACAGAGATTTCAGAGGTTCTGATAGAGGTTTCGATATGAGAAATGAAAGATGCGGACATGGACATGGACACGGACCCCATGGACATCCTGAATTCGACAGAAATAGAGATTTCAGAGATTCTGAAAGAGACTTTGATATGAGAAACGAAAGATGCGAACATGGACATGGACACGGGCCTCACGGTCGTCCTGACTTTGACAGAAACAGAGGTTTCAGAGGTTCTGATAGAGGTTTCGATATGAGAGATGAAAGATGCGGACATGGACACGGAAATTTTGATTTTTTCAATTATAAAAAAAGATAAATATTCCCCGTATAATGTAGAAGCTTCAAAAAATTATAAAATAATTACCGGTAAAATAAAAATACTGCAATATGATAAAATTCTTATGCAGTATTTTTTATATTTCCCTAAAAATCCTAAATAAATCTAAACTCTAAAAATAATCTAAAAACATATCTATAATACATTTTATTATTCATCTCCGTCTACTTCCATAAGAACTTTTATAAAAAATGCCTCTCTTCCATAGAGTTTCCAAAACATTTCCGGAGCATCACCAAGGGCTATTTTATGTGTTATCAGCGGTTTTACATCTATCATACCTTTACTCATATAACCTAACGCAGTATCCCACTCTTTTCCCGGAAACGGAGCAGATATAGAATTCCATGATCCTGCTACTTCCAGTTCATTTCTTATTATTTTTTCAAAATTTTCTCTCGGCAGCAGTACATCTCCGTAAGGAATCCCAAGCAATAAAACTGTTCCGCCTTTCACAGCCATAGAAAAGGAATTAGCAATTCCCGATACATTTCCCGAAGATTCCACAACTGTATTCACACCCCTGTTTCCTGTTAATTCCATAAATTTTTGAAAATAACCTTCTTCAGTCACATTAAAAATATGATCTGCTCCTGTATTTTTAGCGACTTCGAGTTTCCCGCTGTCTGTATCAAATGCGAAAACTTCCGCAGCTCCGAAAATTTTTGCCCACTGTACTGCCAAAAGTCCGATGGTTCCGCAGCCTACCACTGCTACACTGTCTCCGGCTTTTATATTTACCTGATTATACCCATGAACCACCACACATGACGGTTCTATAAGACTGGCAGTATCATAGTCCATATTGTCAGGTATTTTTATCACATTAGCTTCCGGAATCTTAATATACTCTGCAAAAGCTCCTTTTTTATGTCCTCCGAGTACCTTTAAATCAGTACATTTGGAAAATTTCCCCTGTCTGCAAAATTCGCATTCATAGCAGGGAAAGCAAGGACAGGCAGTGACTCTGTCCCCTTTTTTCAAACTTTTTACTCCTTTTCCAGTCTCGGCAATAACTCCGGAAAATTCATGCCCCCATGTTAATCCGGGATTATACGAACCGATTTTACCGAATCTTGATATATCTGATCCGCATATTCCTGCTGTTTTCACTTTTATTATTATATCATCTTCATGTTCTATTACAGGTATTTCAACATCTTCATATCTTACATCCTGTTTCCCGTACAGGTTTAATGCTTTCATTTCTGACGCCTCCTGTTATTTTGTCCAATAATTCTCATTATAAATTTCGCTAAAAATTTTTTTATTTCAAGAATTTTAATTGGATTTCAGAATTCTTATTTTATTTTTCACTACTTTTTTTACTTCCTCAAGAACTTTATTTGTAGTAGTTACCACATCATATTCATTATTATTTTCCATATAGACTTTACCGTAAGTTTCTATCATTTTTTGCTTTAATTCCGATGAGAAATTTATTTTTACAATTTTATATTCTTTCAGATATTTCAAATCTTCTTCGCCTATTCCGGAACCGCCGTGTATAACCAGAGGTACATCTGTCTTTTCTCTTATCTCTTTTAAAAGCTGAAAATTCAGTTTCTTTTTTTCCAGACCATGTGAATTCCCTATTGATACCGCAAGCATGTCGCATTTAGTTTTCTTATGAAAATCTTCTACGAGTTCTGCTGATGTAAAATTATGTTTTTCTTCTACTTCCCCTTCATCTTCTTTTCCGCTTATCTCCCCAAGCTCTGCTTCTATCATTATACCCAGTATATGTGCAAACTCTGCTGTTTCCTTTGTTAATCTTACATTCTCTTCGTATTCCAGCATAGAACCGTCTATCATAACTGAATTAAATCCTGAAAACACTGCTTCTCTTGCATTTTCAAAACTTTTCCCGTGATCAAGGTGAAGGGCGCAAAGCACATTTTTTCTTTCTGCCATCTCTTTTACTATTGAATAAAGCACCTTATATCCTGAAAGCTCTATACTCTTCGGTGTACTTTGTATTATCACAGGATAATTTTCTTCCTCCGCAGCCTCGATTATACTTCTGCACATCTCTACATTATGCACATTAAAGGCTGGTATTATCATTTTATTTTCCAATGCGGTTTTTATAAGTTCTTTTGTGTTTACTACTGCCATTTTTCCTCCTTCTTATGCTGTAATTATTATTTTCAGACTT
The sequence above is drawn from the Sebaldella sp. S0638 genome and encodes:
- a CDS encoding cyclophilin-like fold protein → MVNNNESFQNNSIIKKDEKLEINIEIGGTTLTALLENNETTHDFLKLLPVTITMKELYESEKYAELSVQLPRAGATRQGYEVGDIGYWAPGNCLVIYYRQTGEIINGLQIIGKINENIDVFEKYKGSVEVRITKSE
- a CDS encoding YARHG domain-containing protein, producing MKKVIFLILTAFCCIVFSNDWEFGSEGEHLIPLEMSDSSIKSEKIVMKLTEKGMEINVKFVFESPKDEMKKIGFITPPDEQQGQLSMSDFKTKVNGKEVISMVEEFDKSPFKTNSILKKEAEKMSESSEHSVNGYVYYFDAQFKKGGNIVEHSYIYSGSGGVDGKDYEYVITTISKWKNKRVEDFELVIDMGNNSLFMLPYTFWKDNKKINWEIVGEGRMTDLNLSYRYEEYDMNVLVKVKNGYVRYKTKNFSPDFDINIHEGSFHNGFLDFLPGSKQGKYIYKDELTYIYGRYTDEIYQLSDEDIRIIRNYPYAVAGYDFSDSALKKYFSQFFWYDSISKNVNVSKEEAEYYKEKTEAITAVRKEIKEYLSENLSKYSKDEQRKIRNIPYALRGYDFKDKDLQNYFKKKYSWYKADKYVTLSDIVLTADEKELINKLDKISNSN
- a CDS encoding MarR family winged helix-turn-helix transcriptional regulator; amino-acid sequence: MDEKKLNLSSQFAGLTWLMHKYHQRGHHKLFGPGAAPHRGQGRVIKLLKIHPKINQKDLSYLLDIRPQSLGELLSKLEKNGYILRTPSETDKRAMIIELTEKGQELPEDTESDFDFSSVFDCLNAEEQVILSGYLERITKSLKENIKSENSDQDPRENGFDRFFTEKGMRRGFDFPPFGRPGPHHHKKNNDKK
- a CDS encoding MarR family winged helix-turn-helix transcriptional regulator, which codes for MNNTNKKENNLFKKFAAMMWILHRYHQKNHHKAENKRNSYVKYAESRILALLKLQENIDKKDLMFILGIPKHHFEEVLGKMNTEEYISLTDSENDSTVLVKLTEKGKTAEIKTEKSEFNSIFDCLSDEERENLGQYIDTIISSVKSKSDSDSEEENGFFGEFLGEDFHGKGFRHPFFHRDREFGDFERDFDMRDERCGHGHGPHGRPDFDRNRDFRGSDRGFDMRNERCGHGHGHGPHGHPEFDRNRDFRDSERDFDMRNERCEHGHGHGPHGRPDFDRNRGFRGSDRGFDMRDERCGHGHGNFDFFNYKKR
- a CDS encoding galactitol-1-phosphate 5-dehydrogenase is translated as MKALNLYGKQDVRYEDVEIPVIEHEDDIIIKVKTAGICGSDISRFGKIGSYNPGLTWGHEFSGVIAETGKGVKSLKKGDRVTACPCFPCYECEFCRQGKFSKCTDLKVLGGHKKGAFAEYIKIPEANVIKIPDNMDYDTASLIEPSCVVVHGYNQVNIKAGDSVAVVGCGTIGLLAVQWAKIFGAAEVFAFDTDSGKLEVAKNTGADHIFNVTEEGYFQKFMELTGNRGVNTVVESSGNVSGIANSFSMAVKGGTVLLLGIPYGDVLLPRENFEKIIRNELEVAGSWNSISAPFPGKEWDTALGYMSKGMIDVKPLITHKIALGDAPEMFWKLYGREAFFIKVLMEVDGDE
- a CDS encoding class II aldolase yields the protein MAVVNTKELIKTALENKMIIPAFNVHNVEMCRSIIEAAEEENYPVIIQSTPKSIELSGYKVLYSIVKEMAERKNVLCALHLDHGKSFENAREAVFSGFNSVMIDGSMLEYEENVRLTKETAEFAHILGIMIEAELGEISGKEDEGEVEEKHNFTSAELVEDFHKKTKCDMLAVSIGNSHGLEKKKLNFQLLKEIREKTDVPLVIHGGSGIGEEDLKYLKEYKIVKINFSSELKQKMIETYGKVYMENNNEYDVVTTTNKVLEEVKKVVKNKIRILKSN